TCACAAACAAATCAGATGAATAAAACGAAGCTTAACCAGTTTTCAAACTGCATTTTTCCAGCAAAATTTAAAACTCAATTATCTGAAATTTTTCTCGATGGTTTCTGCGAAAAGTAAAATTGAAAATTCGTAAAAAATAAAAGTTATTTTTATGAAAATATTAAAATGATAAATTTTTCAACTATGGTTTCTGAAGTTGATATTTTCTGATTTTTTCAAATGAGAAAAATTTCAATTATAAAAAAAGAAAAGAGTAGAAGAAGCTTAAAACGTTAGAAAATTTTAAGCGAAAAAAACTCGAAATTTATTTGTCGAGAAAAGTGTTTCCAAGAAAATTTAAGAACTTTTTAAACCCAATATTTCTACTGAATTTTTTCTTATAAAAACCAAAAATATAAATGTTAAAAAAAGAGAAATTATTATCCGAAAACGCGCTAATCTATTGCGTGTAACGGAAAAAGTATTTGCGAAGGGCGGGCTAAATTTAACTGAAAGCTCAATTTCGACCGAACGAAGCAAATTGCTTTTTCAGATTACCAAATTACAAAAAAAAGTAATATGAAAAGCAAGTTGCGACTAAATGCAAAAAATCTTTCTACTTGGTTTCAACCCCGCCTTTTGCAAATACTATGTTATCTGCAGCCAGAATTTCGGTTAGTTAATCATTTATGTGAGATTCGACATCCATTTGTTGATGAAGTATTCTGATAATTTCTATACATTCTTCCTTAAAGTTAATTCTGTAAAATATAAAATGAGATTTTACTCGAGAACGAAAATATCCTTTCCTAATTTCGTTATAATCTTTTCCAGATTTTGGATTTTTAGAAATATATTCGATTTCATCCATAATCAAATCAAAATAATAGTCAGCTTGTTCAATCGACCATTCTTCAAAAGTATAAAGCCAAATATTTTCTAAATCAATTTCTGCTTGTTTACTGATTTTGTAATTCATTATTCTGCAGAATATTTTTGATGTAAGTTTTGTTTGAAAGTTTCTCGATTAAAACTAGCCGAAAATCCAGATTTTTCACCTTTTTTAAGTTCTTTAATTAATTCAGATTTCTTAGTTTCCTCGTGTTCAAACATTCTTAAAGCGGCTCTTACAACTTCACTTGCGGAAGAATATTTTCCATTTTTAATTTGTGAATTGATAAAATTGTCGAAATAATCGCCCAATAAAATCGAAGTATTTTTTGCCATAACAATTTGATTTAATATTCAAAATCAAATATACCAAGTTTTGGTATTTAAACCAAATTTATTTACGTAATATTGGTCAAATCTGGTTGCAGATAACGTTTCGGGTATTGCCGAAGGCGGGGAATTTATGGCTGAAAGCTTAAATTCTGCACTGAGGCTAGCCAAAACGAATTTTTGTGAGTTAAATTTAAAAATAAAAAACGAATAAAATTCGTTTTTGGCGGAATAGTAGGGCAGAAGTTGAGTTTTTCACTTTAGCCCCGCTTTTGGCAATACCTTGTTAGCTGTAGTGCGAGTTTAATATTTCGCTTAAACGCATATGATTTTCGTTATTTTCTTTTGTAAAATCTAAAAAATATCGAGTTTGCCAAATTTGAGTTTTTGCAGCTTGTTTATTTTCTGTCTTTGTCCAGTTTGGATAAACTCTAAAACCACGTTTTCCTTCTTTTGAATTTGTTGTAAGAATTTGTCTTTTTATTAATTCATTTTTTGGAAACAAGAAGAATCCATAATTTTCGTTTTCTTCAGTTACAATGATATAAAAATCAAAATTATCATATTCATTAAATGGCTCGGTTTCTTTTTGTGAGTTTCGCTTCCATAAAGTTACAAATTGACCAACTTTCTTAGGAGTAATTTTCGCTTTTCTAAATTTGAAATTCAGTTTTTCAGTTTGAAAATTATAACCGAAATATTCTTTTGCTTCTTCGTCTTCAATTAGATTTGAAATTTGAGATAGAGTAGTACCAAAAAGTAACTTTTCAAATTTATTTAGTTCTTGGTTCATCTTTTTTGTTTTGTGCGCAATTTTGGACGCATTACAGCTAACGGAAAAAGTATTGGCGAAGTGCGGGCTTAATTTGAACGAAAGTTCAAGTTCAGACCAATCGTAGCCAATATTTTTTCAATGGAACTAAGTTAAACAAAAAAGTGGAATTGGAAAATATTGGCGGATAAATATTACTAAAAGTTCAATTTAGCCTTAAACCCCGCATTTTGCCAATACAATGTTATGTGCAGTTCTTACTTTATATTTTCATCTTTCCAAACATCTTCGTAGCCATTTCTATCTATTTGAAATCTGTAACCAATCTCTAAACCCAAGAAATCAATTATTTTTGGATAAATATTAAGTAAATGTTCAGCACAAATAGGTTGAAAAAAATCAGGATCTTCTGAATATTCTCCAAACCAAATAAACCAACCTGAAGTCCCTTTTTCAGCGGAATGTCTTAAACCATTAATTGGTTCAAGATCATAATTTTGTGAAAGTCCAATATTTAATTTTTTATTAATAGGCTTCCATTCAGATTTGTACTTTTCGCAAAGTTCCTTCTGTAATTTTATATGAAAATTCCAATTATTATATTCTAAAAGTTTGTCTTCTCCCGTCATTAGATAATGTTTCCATAGACTAATATTCAATTTATTTATTTTGAAATTAATTTCTGTATTATCCCACTGAAATATTATATCTGAAACAATATCATTTTCAAATTCAATTTCATCATCAAATATTGCTTTTCCTGCAAAAGTTTCGATTTCATTTTCAGTAATTTTATCAGAGAGATAATTATCACAAATTTTCACTAAATCTTCTGTGTTAACTTTCATTGCGTGGTTTTGGGAGAATTGCACATAACGGAAAAAGTATTGGCGAAGTGCGGGCTAAAAATGAACTTTAGTTCAATTTTAGACCAAACGGAGACAATATTTTTTCCAACTTTAGCTAAGTTAAACAAAATAGATAAATTGGAAAAATATTGGCGGCTAAATTTTACAAATTTTTCAACTTAGACTTTCATCCCGCATTTTGCCAATACAATGTTAGCTGTAGTAGTTTTTTTTTAGTTTTGTGGATATTTTAGTGCTTTATCAATTTCAATAGGATTGTTATTTTCACGAATGAATTTTCGTCTTGATTCGGTCAATTCTTTAAATTGACTGATGTCTTTTATATCAGTACCATTAATGCTAAAAGTCGTTTTCGGATTTTTTTTGAACTGTTCACGAGTTTCGTGATATGGATCATTATATTCATTCATCAACATTTTATTTATGTTTTCTTGGGTTGTTTTTATCGGTTTTTGACCATAAAAACTTTCAATGAATGGCGTTTTATAAGTAGAATTCAATTTAAAACTTTTCACTAATGTAAAATCAAAATTATTTTGGTCATCATATATTTGGAAAATTAGTCCAGGCAAACCACGAAATTTATATGGACCTTCTGAAATATTTATTTCTTTAGAAAACCAGGCTGTCCATTTTCTGCCACCAAAATTTGAGGTCGCTTTTTGTAACGTATAGTTTTCAAATTTTTTGGTTTCTTTATCGAGATTCCAATCAATTTTGTCTTCTGTGTCAAAAACAAACACATCATTAATCATAGTATAATTACTATTTGTATTTGAATTTTTTGATCGAACGATAACATTTGTAGAATTATCCCAAAGCTGACTGTTTTGTCCTTTTGTTATGTTTGTTGAGTCGATTTCTACATAACGGTAATTATAAAATTTCACATTTTCAGGATTTACATCTAAAGTCATATTTACTTTTTGAAATTCTGTTTGTTTTGGGTTTTGTTTATATTTGAATTCGTAGATAAAGCGATGAGTTTGAGCAGAAATTAAAGCAAAACTAAAAGTAAAAATTAGAACAAATATTTTCATAACAGTATTTTTTAACGGCATTTTGGGAACTATTACAGCTAACGGAAAAAGTATTGGCGAAGTGCGGGCTTTCGAAGAACTGAAAGTTCAAGAACGACCAAACGTAGCCGATATTTTTTCCATGAAACGAACTTACAAAAATTTAGTGGAATGGAAAAATAGCGGCGGCTAAAAGTGGAAGATTTTTCAATTTAGACTTTAACCCCGCATTTTGCCAATACAATGTTATATGAATAATTAAATTTTATGTAACTATTTTCATTTAAATACTTATTAATAAAGTGTTTATAAAATTAAACTGATTAAAATAAAGCATAAAAAAGTAACAAAAACTGTAATTTGTTGTACTTAAAGTTGTATCTTTGTTTCAGGTTGCAGTCAATTATAAATCGTTGATTTTCTTTTGATTTATTCGATTGCTTTTCTTTTCCAAAACTGTTTAATTCATCTAAAATTTTAAGATTATGGCAACGGTTAAATTAATACTTCGAACATTTCAGGAAGATAAAAACGGAGAATGTCCTTTGTATATCCGTGTTATAAAAGATCGTAAGGCAAAGTTTATATCTACTGGATACAAATTCAAACCTTCACAATGGGATGAAGAAAAGCAGCGTGTAAAAAAGATTTATAAAAGCTCTGCAAGGGTTAATGCTTTTCTTGCTCAGAAAGTGGCAGATGCTGAAGGTCAGGTTGCGGATATGGAAAGACAAACAAAAAGTGTTTCTGCAAGAAAACTAAAGGAAGCTATTAAAGGAAAATCATCGTTGAACTATTTTGATTATTCCTACAATCGTTGTGAGAAGATTAAGTCGACAGTTTCATTGAAAACCTATGTTTGTTACAAAGGCGTTTTGGATAAGTTGAAGCGATTCAATCAAAATAGAGATTTGAATTTTGATGATATGACGGTTACTTTTCTGAAAGATTATGTCAATTACTGTTCTTCCAAGTTGGGAAATAGCAATACAACGATAAAACATTCGCTTATCATTATGGGGCAGTTTTTTAAAGATGCAATCAATGAAGATTTAGTTTATGCTAATCTGTACAATTTTAATAAAATAAGCATTAAAAAAGAACCCAGTAAAAGAATGTATCTCAATAAAAAGCAAATTGAGGATTTTAAAAATTTAGAAGTCAATCAGGATTCAAAAGCTCCCGTTATAAAAGATATGTTTTTGTTCAGTATTTATGCAGGAGGTTTGAGGTTGAGTGATGTTTTGGAACTGAAATGGAGCAATATTAACCTCGATGAAAACAGAATTATAAAAACGATTAAGAAAACCGGAAGACAGCATAGTTTTAAATTTGGACAATCAGCCTTGGATGTTTTAACTAAATACCATTCAAAAACTTCGGAGGAAGATGATTTTGTTTTCCCGATGTTGGACAAAGAAACGCCTTATTTTACCAATAGAAATTTTGCTTTAGCAGAAATGGCGCGATGTACGTCATTATCAAGTTTGCATCTTAGAAATATGGAAAAGGCTATGAAATTGCCGTTCAGATTGTCCTTTCATATCAGCAGACATACATTTGCTACCAATGCTTTGAATAACGGAATGAGAATAGAACACGTTTCAAAATTATTAGACCATTCGGATATTGGGATTACTCAGATTTATGCCAAAGTGATTAGTGAAGAATTGGACAAAGCAGTGGAGCAGTACATCAATTAGTTTTTATGGAGCTTCGGTAATATTATTTTTAAATTTGTAAATCATAAAATTGAATATGGACACACAATTTTTAGACATCCTGCATCTTATACAGCAATCCCGAAACAATGCGATAAAAGCCGTAAATGTGGAGCTGATAAACCTGTATTGGAATGTTGGAGCTTACATAAAGCAAAAACTTTCGGTTTCGGAATGGGGAGATAAAACAGTGGAAGAATTGGCGATTTATATTCAGAAAAACAATCCGGAACTGAAAGGCTTCAATCGTAGAGGTCTTTACAGGATGATTCAATTTTATGAAACTTACGCTTCTCACTCAATTGTGTCCGCAGTGAGGACACAATTACAAAATGCTGAAAACCAAAACGATATAATTGTCGCCTCATCGAGGACACAATTTGAACCGCAGGATATTAAAAACACTATTTTGGTACAGTTGAGTTGGACGCATCATCGCACCATATTTTCAAGATGCAAAACGGAAGAAGAAAGAGAGTTTTATATCCGAATGAGCATCAAAGAAAATTACAGCGTGAGAGAATTAGACCGTCAGATTTCCGCAAGTCTTTTTGAGCGTACAATGATTGGTAACGAAAAACTTTCTCCTGCAGCAAAAGAAATTCATACGGATATTGCAAATACATTCAAGGATAGCTATGTTTTTGAATTTCTAAATCTTCCGGAACCTCACAACGAAACAGATTTGCAGAAGGGACTAATCAAACAGATGAAAAATTTCATTCTTGAGTTGGGAAGGGATTTTCTTTTCATTAGTGAAGAATACAAGGTTCAGGTTGGTAATAGTGATTTTTATATTGATTTGCTTTTTTACCATCGTGGTTTACAGTGTTTAGTAGCTTTTGAGTTGAAAGCCGATAAATTTAAACCGGAACATTTAGGACAGCTTAATTTTTATTTAGAAGCTTTGGATCGCAATGTGAAAAGAGAAAATGAAAATCCAAGCATTGGTATTTTACTTTGCAAAGATAAAGATACCGAAGTGGTAGAATTTGCTTTGAGCAGAAGCCTTTCGCCTACAATGGTCGCAGAATATCAAACCCAATTGCCGGATAAAAAACTGCTTCAGCAGAAATTACACGATTTGTTTGAAAGGAGTAAAGAAATTGAATAATTTTTTTGGAAATTATTATTATATAGAGTAAAAATAGTTTGTTAAAGATTTAGAGAAATGGTTTAAATAATTAGTTGTCAAAACATAAATAATAATATTACTAAATTGAATGTTACAATTGATTTTACCCATAAATAACTATGCAAAATGTAGTATATTTGCACAACTTAATATAATTAATGAAACATTTGTTTCCCATACTTATCATTTTCATGATGGTACTACGTCCAGTAATGCCAATTGTTAATTATATGGTTAATTATGATTTTATTGTACAAAATCTTTGTGAAAACAGGGAAAAGCCTGAAATGATGTGTAATGGCAAATGCTATCTTAGTAAAGAGCTTGCAAAAACTACAGATAATATTCCAAAACAGGATAATTCTAAAATTAATATTACACTATTGGTAGACTCATTTGTTGTCAGAGATATATTTTCATTCTCCCAGCTAAATATTGGTATTAATGAAACACCGAAGCAAAATTCATATTTGGCTTTATTCTATAACTTTTCTATAAGTTCAAGTATATTTCATCCACCTTTGGTTTAGTTATTTATTCTACCATTTTTACTGTTTTCTTCCACAGAAAGCAGGCATTTATTTTATAATTAAATCAAATTTCGAAAAAATGAAAATCAATATTCTTATGATACTGCTTTCAGTATCTGTCATGTCATGTGCTCAGGAAACTCCTAAAGTGAAACAAGTTAAGAAAATGGCACCTAAAAAAGAAATAAAAGGTGTAAAGGTCGTAAATTCTGAAGACCCAATTTGTCATATGAAAACCGCAGAATTTCTTAAAGACACTGCAATTTATAAAAGTAAAACTTACGGTTTTTGTAGCGATTATTGCAAAAAAGAATTTAAGAAAAATCCAGCAAAGTATGTCCAAAAATAAAAAAAGAACAAACTCATCTAAAAACAAAATCATCATTCCCGTGGTTGTTTTCGCTTTACTTTTTGTAGCAATCGGATTCGGAATGTCTTATTTCAAAAAGAACTTGTACACAGTAATGAAAGTTCCAGATTTTGAATTGACAGATCAAAACAGCAAAGCAATTTCCAATAAAGACATGTTAGGAAAAGTGTATCTCGTAGAATTTTTTTTCAGTAAATGTCCAACTATTTGCCCCATAATGAACCAGAATATGAAATATATTCAAAATGAAATAAACAGTCCGGATTTTGGAATTATTTCCATCAGTATCGATCCTGAAAACGATACTTCGGAAGTCCTAAAAAATCATGCAAAAATGGTGGGCGCAACTTCCCCCAATTGGCATTTTTTGACAGGAGATAGAAATTATATTGGCAATATAGCGGATAAATTTAATATTTATGTTGGAGACAAAGAGGACGAAGCAGAAAGTCTCAATCACAGTGGAATGATTGCCTTGGTAGACAAAGAAGGAAATCTTCGTTGCCGTTTTGACGAAAATAATATGCCGATTCTCTATTATTCTGGACTTAATTACGAAGATGAAAAAGGAAAAACACCAAATCTACGAGGAAAATATCACCCTGATCGTGAAAAATTAATCGAAGACATCCGTAAACTTTTAAACTAAAATTTGAAATATACTCTTCACATATTCCTTGTATTTTACTTAATGCTGAAACCTCTGTTTCCAGTATTGGATTATGCTGTTAATTACGATTATATTTCTACGGAACTTTGTGTCAACAAAACTCAGCCGGAGCTTCATTGCAATGGGAAATGCTATCTTTCCAAAGAACTTGCAAAGTCTTCGCAGGAAGATACTTCACCTTTCTCAAAAACTAAAAATCAGCCGCAGAAAGTGCTGGATTTCTATCTTCCTGCCGAAATTTCTGAAATTCAAATTGTAACAAAAGAATTTTATACAAGTTTTTTCTTTATTTATAAAGCAGATTATTCATATCTATTTCTTAAGCATATTTTCCGACCTCCTATTTTTTAAGTTTTAATTTTTTATAACAATCCTATTTGTTGGACAACTAGTCCAACAAAGGATTCTAATCATTCAATTAAAACTTAAAATATTTAAAAATGAAAATTTACAAATTTTTATCATTATTCTTTATTGCCTTTGCTTTATTAATCGTTTCATCTTGTAGAAACAACGATGATGAAGATATTCAAGACACAACTCCGGGAAACCTCCAAATTAAATTTGAAAATGGTTTCAACAACCTTGGGAATATTGTTTTGAATCAAACAACACAAACTTCTAGTAATGGACAAAAGCATCAGTTTTCCACTTTAAAATATATTGTCAGTAACATCACTCTGATTGATGAAAGCGGAAACGAATTCAAATACAATTATAATAATCCTGATAAAGGAGCTTTCATTGTAGATCAGGCAGAGGCAACAGGTGGAGTTGTTTATCTTAACCTTAACGATATTCAAAAAGGAAACTATAAAAAAGTTAAATTCGGTTTGGGTGTAAGTCCACAAGCTTACTTATTAGGACAAAACGGACAAGGCGTATTTTGGGATAAAGCTAAAACAGCAGGCATGGCCTGGTCCTGGGCAGCAGGATATATCTTCACCAAACTGGAAGGAAAATACGGAACATCTTCTCCTGACACCGAATTTATGAATCACGCAGGAAATATGGGCGATACCACTGCCAACGGAACACCAGATCTTTACAGGGAAATTACTTTGGATTTGCCAACAACAGCAAGAGTTTCAAAAGATATTACACCATCTATTCATATTTTGGCAGACCTTAATCAGTATTTAAGCGGACAAACTGCGTTAACGTTGAACACTGCTAATAATATGGCAATGGGAAGTAGTCAGCATTTGGTAAATGTAACGGATAATTTGTCTAAAATGTTTAAAGTAGATCACGTTCACAATGATTAATTTTTTTACTAAAACCCAGAGAGAACACAATTGTTCTCTCTGGGTTTTTATTCTTATGATTGGATTTCTTCAATCCTGCTCGGATGAATATGAAGGAATCCCGATGGATAAAGATGAAGCTTACAATCTAGAAAAACCAAATGGTTTTCCCGAAATAGCATTTGATATTACAGGAAATCCCGTTACTGTAAATGGTGTTGCTCTTGGAAAAAAACTGTTTTACGAAGGAAAATTATCGAGAAATAATACTATTTCGTGTGGATTTTGTCATATTCAGGAAAATGCTTTTACCCATCACGGGCATCCTGTAAGTCACGGAATTGATAATAGACTCGGAATACGAAATGCACCTCCGATTCAGAATATGGCTTTTCTTAAAAATTATACTTGGGATGGTGTAAGTCATAATCTGGACGAACGTTCATTAGTGCCTATCACAACTGATTTTGAAATGGACAGTTCTATACCCGAAGTAGTTTCAAAGCTAAATGCAGACACCAATTACAAAAAAATGTTTAAAGCGGCTTTTGGAGATGAAACAATCACAGGACAAAGAATATTAAAAGCTCTTTCACAATTTATGGTAACTATGGTTTCCTCAGATTCCAAGTACGATCAAATGAAAAAAGGAATAGCCACTTTTACCAATGATGAAACCAAAGGGTATCAGCTGTTTCAGAACAAATGCATCAGTTGTCATTCCGGAGAATTATTTACAGACCAAAGTTACCGAAATACCGGAATGTATTACAATTCGCAATATGATGACAGAGGAAGATACAGAGTTACATTGGATTGGGACGACAACATGAAATTTCGTGTGCCAAGTCTTAGAAATGTAGAATATACAGCACCTTATATGCACGACGGAAGATTTTACACATTAGAGGCTGTGCTCAATTTTTATACAGACGGTGTAGAAAACCAACCCAATCTCGACCCTTTATTAAAACAGAACGGACATATCGGAATCCCGATGAATGCTCAGGAGAAGCAATACATCATCGCTTTTCTGAAAACATTAAGTGACAAAAATTTTATTACAAACCCAAAATTTGCAGAATAATGAAGAAGCTTATTTTAATTTTATTTTTTATCTCAAATATTTCTGTTTTTGCCATAGAAAAAGACAGTTTATATATTCCAAAACCTCTATTATCCGGGAATTACATTTTATTAGACGATTGTGATGCTTGTGGTTGTGCAGCCGGAAATGGCTCATCTGGTTTCGAATCACTTTTGAATCCGCAATTTATCGGGATTAAATACTTTAACCAACACTACAAAGCCAAAGAAAATTTATTTGTAAATGGTGTTACCCAAAATCAATACTTCAATACTTTACAACTTTGGGGCAAAATTCCGGTATCAAAAAAATTAAGCATATACGGAAACATACCATTTCAATTTCATGAAAAAAGAACGCTCCAAGGAGATATTAAAATTAATGGAATTGGAGACGCAAGTCTAATGGGAATTTATGAAATTCTACAATCAAAAGACAGCTACCACCAATTAAGTGGAGGATTTGGTGTAAAAATTCCAATCGGAAAATTTGATGAAAAAGGAATTACAGGCGTTAATCCAAGTTTTCAATTGGGAACAGGAAGTTGGGATTATCAATTGGCTTTAAGTTATAAATATCAAAAAAACTTATTTGCATTAATGCTAAACTCCGACTATACCATTAAAACCGAAAACAAAAAACATTATCAATTCGGGAACCAATGGAATTATGCAGTAACAGGATTTCAAAGGCTTTGGAGAAACGAAAACAGTATTTTCTCTGGAAAATTAGGATTACAAGGCGAAGTCTATGACTGGAATAAACAATTTGGGGAGCTTATGCCGAGAACCGCCGGAAGCGCATTGTACGGAAAGTTGGGTTTTGAGTTTTCATATAAAAAATTCAGTTTGGGAAGTGAACTGATGCTACCTGCTTATACCAATTTAGCAAGTGGAGATATTGAAGCTAAATCCAGGTTCAGTGTTTTTGTAAATTTTGGATTGTAATAGTGTAGTCTGTTTTAAAATAATAAACAATGATTTTTTATTATTAGTAAATTATAAAATTTAAAAATTAAGATGTCTCCAAGTAGTAAAATTAAGCATATAGTACAATTTACAGAACTGACTTCGGTTTATAAAGAGGAGGCAGATAATTCGGTATACAATATTTACAAAGAAGAAACAAAAACTAATAAAGCTTATTGTCAGGCAGTAATAGATAAAATTTTCAACCTGCCTTATGCTAAACTTCCGGAGTTTTTTAGTCATCATTGTATTTTTCTTGCAGATCCTATAAAATGGCTCAATAAGTTTGAGAAACTAATTTCCGAAAACGAAGAATTATTTACCACTTCAGGGAATCAGGGAAGAATGATAAAATGCTATACAATTATTGAAAGCAAACGGAAAGAAATAGAACAAACAGGCTATAAGCATACAGCAGCAAAACTTCCGATGATGTATGTCAATGCAGAATGCGAAGAACGGTATTTTTCTTTTAAGGAAACCAAAAAGAAAGTTCATTTGGCGGGAAGTTATACGGACAAAATAATGTTTCTGACAAAGGAGAAGTTCGATTATGAACAGGCAAGTATCGATTTTATTAATCCCAAATTGCCGGATTATTCTACACAATGTCAGAAAGAAATTGACCAGATTCAGCATATCAACAGATTGACCAATGAGTTTTCTCTTGATGTATCACAAAGCAATATTGGAATTATGCCACATAATAAATTGAAAATCAATTGCAATATCAATCAATTGGTAGATGTGTATTATCAACTGCACAGAGAATTATTTACAGATGGAAAACCTATTATTGATGGGCATATCAATGATATTACAGCAGTAATTGTCAATTCTTTTGTCGACAAAGATGGAAGAGAATTAAGTCCTCAAACCATCAGAACACTATTGACACCATCAAGGACGGATAAACGTCCTAAACCTCATAAAAGAATAGACATCGACAAATTGCTATAAA
This genomic stretch from Chryseobacterium sp. POL2 harbors:
- a CDS encoding MbnP family protein, which codes for MKIYKFLSLFFIAFALLIVSSCRNNDDEDIQDTTPGNLQIKFENGFNNLGNIVLNQTTQTSSNGQKHQFSTLKYIVSNITLIDESGNEFKYNYNNPDKGAFIVDQAEATGGVVYLNLNDIQKGNYKKVKFGLGVSPQAYLLGQNGQGVFWDKAKTAGMAWSWAAGYIFTKLEGKYGTSSPDTEFMNHAGNMGDTTANGTPDLYREITLDLPTTARVSKDITPSIHILADLNQYLSGQTALTLNTANNMAMGSSQHLVNVTDNLSKMFKVDHVHND
- a CDS encoding YHS domain-containing protein — translated: MKINILMILLSVSVMSCAQETPKVKQVKKMAPKKEIKGVKVVNSEDPICHMKTAEFLKDTAIYKSKTYGFCSDYCKKEFKKNPAKYVQK
- a CDS encoding type II toxin-antitoxin system ParD family antitoxin: MAKNTSILLGDYFDNFINSQIKNGKYSSASEVVRAALRMFEHEETKKSELIKELKKGEKSGFSASFNRETFKQNLHQKYSAE
- a CDS encoding MepB family protein, with protein sequence MNQELNKFEKLLFGTTLSQISNLIEDEEAKEYFGYNFQTEKLNFKFRKAKITPKKVGQFVTLWKRNSQKETEPFNEYDNFDFYIIVTEENENYGFFLFPKNELIKRQILTTNSKEGKRGFRVYPNWTKTENKQAAKTQIWQTRYFLDFTKENNENHMRLSEILNSHYS
- a CDS encoding YhcG family protein, which codes for MDTQFLDILHLIQQSRNNAIKAVNVELINLYWNVGAYIKQKLSVSEWGDKTVEELAIYIQKNNPELKGFNRRGLYRMIQFYETYASHSIVSAVRTQLQNAENQNDIIVASSRTQFEPQDIKNTILVQLSWTHHRTIFSRCKTEEEREFYIRMSIKENYSVRELDRQISASLFERTMIGNEKLSPAAKEIHTDIANTFKDSYVFEFLNLPEPHNETDLQKGLIKQMKNFILELGRDFLFISEEYKVQVGNSDFYIDLLFYHRGLQCLVAFELKADKFKPEHLGQLNFYLEALDRNVKRENENPSIGILLCKDKDTEVVEFALSRSLSPTMVAEYQTQLPDKKLLQQKLHDLFERSKEIE
- a CDS encoding SCO family protein, coding for MSKNKKRTNSSKNKIIIPVVVFALLFVAIGFGMSYFKKNLYTVMKVPDFELTDQNSKAISNKDMLGKVYLVEFFFSKCPTICPIMNQNMKYIQNEINSPDFGIISISIDPENDTSEVLKNHAKMVGATSPNWHFLTGDRNYIGNIADKFNIYVGDKEDEAESLNHSGMIALVDKEGNLRCRFDENNMPILYYSGLNYEDEKGKTPNLRGKYHPDREKLIEDIRKLLN
- a CDS encoding transporter; protein product: MKKLILILFFISNISVFAIEKDSLYIPKPLLSGNYILLDDCDACGCAAGNGSSGFESLLNPQFIGIKYFNQHYKAKENLFVNGVTQNQYFNTLQLWGKIPVSKKLSIYGNIPFQFHEKRTLQGDIKINGIGDASLMGIYEILQSKDSYHQLSGGFGVKIPIGKFDEKGITGVNPSFQLGTGSWDYQLALSYKYQKNLFALMLNSDYTIKTENKKHYQFGNQWNYAVTGFQRLWRNENSIFSGKLGLQGEVYDWNKQFGELMPRTAGSALYGKLGFEFSYKKFSLGSELMLPAYTNLASGDIEAKSRFSVFVNFGL
- a CDS encoding site-specific integrase translates to MATVKLILRTFQEDKNGECPLYIRVIKDRKAKFISTGYKFKPSQWDEEKQRVKKIYKSSARVNAFLAQKVADAEGQVADMERQTKSVSARKLKEAIKGKSSLNYFDYSYNRCEKIKSTVSLKTYVCYKGVLDKLKRFNQNRDLNFDDMTVTFLKDYVNYCSSKLGNSNTTIKHSLIIMGQFFKDAINEDLVYANLYNFNKISIKKEPSKRMYLNKKQIEDFKNLEVNQDSKAPVIKDMFLFSIYAGGLRLSDVLELKWSNINLDENRIIKTIKKTGRQHSFKFGQSALDVLTKYHSKTSEEDDFVFPMLDKETPYFTNRNFALAEMARCTSLSSLHLRNMEKAMKLPFRLSFHISRHTFATNALNNGMRIEHVSKLLDHSDIGITQIYAKVISEELDKAVEQYIN
- a CDS encoding cytochrome-c peroxidase, giving the protein MIGFLQSCSDEYEGIPMDKDEAYNLEKPNGFPEIAFDITGNPVTVNGVALGKKLFYEGKLSRNNTISCGFCHIQENAFTHHGHPVSHGIDNRLGIRNAPPIQNMAFLKNYTWDGVSHNLDERSLVPITTDFEMDSSIPEVVSKLNADTNYKKMFKAAFGDETITGQRILKALSQFMVTMVSSDSKYDQMKKGIATFTNDETKGYQLFQNKCISCHSGELFTDQSYRNTGMYYNSQYDDRGRYRVTLDWDDNMKFRVPSLRNVEYTAPYMHDGRFYTLEAVLNFYTDGVENQPNLDPLLKQNGHIGIPMNAQEKQYIIAFLKTLSDKNFITNPKFAE
- a CDS encoding GLPGLI family protein translates to MKIFVLIFTFSFALISAQTHRFIYEFKYKQNPKQTEFQKVNMTLDVNPENVKFYNYRYVEIDSTNITKGQNSQLWDNSTNVIVRSKNSNTNSNYTMINDVFVFDTEDKIDWNLDKETKKFENYTLQKATSNFGGRKWTAWFSKEINISEGPYKFRGLPGLIFQIYDDQNNFDFTLVKSFKLNSTYKTPFIESFYGQKPIKTTQENINKMLMNEYNDPYHETREQFKKNPKTTFSINGTDIKDISQFKELTESRRKFIRENNNPIEIDKALKYPQN
- a CDS encoding type II toxin-antitoxin system RelE/ParE family toxin; translated protein: MNYKISKQAEIDLENIWLYTFEEWSIEQADYYFDLIMDEIEYISKNPKSGKDYNEIRKGYFRSRVKSHFIFYRINFKEECIEIIRILHQQMDVESHIND